GGGCATCCGGGCACGGTCAGGCACGAGGGAGGAACGGCCGTGGGAACACCCGTCGGTGCGGTACGACCAGTCCTGGACAGCGTGGCGTTCCGCGACGCGATGTCGCTTCTCGCGGCACCGCTGACCGTGGTCACCACCCGAGACCGCGAGGGGCGACGCTGGGGTTTCACCGCCAGTTCGGTGGTCTCCGCCTCGCTGGCACCGCCCCTGCTCGTCGTCGGCATCGGGCACGAGTCGAGCTGCTTCACGGCCATGGTGGACGCCGGCGAGTTCGCGGTGAACCTGCTCGGCGAGGAGCAGCAGGGGACCGCCCGCCGGTTCGCGGCCCGGGGTGCCGACCGTTTCGCCGGATCGGACTGCCGGGACCTGGCCGGCAGCACGGTGCCGTACCTGGGCGACGCCCACGCGGTGTTCCGCTGCACGCTTGCCGACCGCCTCACCGTCGGCGACCACGACCTGTTGGTGGGCCACCTGACCGAGGTCCACGTCTCGGGCGAGGCGCGGCCGCTGTTGTGGTACCGCCGTGGCTTCCACGTCCCCGTGCCCGGGCAGCCCGCGGGGGGCTGAGCCCGGCCCACTGTTTCCCCGGTCAGTCGACGGACCGGGGGACATGAGCACCGACGGTCGCGCCGGTCATCCGCCGACGGGCCGCCGACCGTCCCCATCCCCGACGGTCCGGTGCCAGGAGTACGCGCCGGGTCGCGTCCACACCAAGGACGTGACCCGGCGCTTTCGTCGTCTGTGTCCCCGAGGTGACCCGTCGTCGGGCCCGACGCAGCGGGTCCACGGCCGTTCACGGCCGTGGACCCGGGTGCGCGCGGGGAGTGGTCAGCCCACCGGCTTGGCCGCCACGCTCTGCGGCTGCTCCGTCGAGGTGGCCGGTGGCGCCGGGGGCGCGGGCGGCATGGGCGGCGGGGGCAGCTGCTTCGGCAGCCACCGCAGCGAGATCACCGCCGCGCCGAGCACGACGACGATGGCCACG
Above is a window of Verrucosispora sp. NA02020 DNA encoding:
- a CDS encoding flavin reductase family protein; translated protein: MGTPVGAVRPVLDSVAFRDAMSLLAAPLTVVTTRDREGRRWGFTASSVVSASLAPPLLVVGIGHESSCFTAMVDAGEFAVNLLGEEQQGTARRFAARGADRFAGSDCRDLAGSTVPYLGDAHAVFRCTLADRLTVGDHDLLVGHLTEVHVSGEARPLLWYRRGFHVPVPGQPAGG